A window of Adhaeribacter arboris genomic DNA:
GCAAGGCGCGGACCATCCGCAATAAGGAAAAAATAGACGAATTATGGCAAGAACCTTTGAAAGCTTGGTTTCCGGAAGGTAAAGATGATCCGAATATTGGGTTAATCCGGGTAACCATTGACCAGGCGGAGTACTGGGATGCTCCTTCCAGCACTTTAGTCCATTTATATGGCATGGCGAAAGCAGCTATTACCGGCGAACCGGCGAACCCTGGCGAAAACAAAAAAATCAATTTATAATCTTTTATCCGAATGGTACAAAAAGGAGCTGGACGGCTCCTTTTTGCTTTTGCTCTGGTAAATTTATTACTCAATCAATAATTTTTATTTAACTCTTGCTTTCACCTGGCATTGCCCCCACCTTTACTACGCTTACTTTATTTGGCTTAAAACCGAACCGCATCCGGTGGGGATTAGCCCAGATGGGAACCTCTCCTCCCCTGTTGCAAAAGGTAGTTGGTTTACAATTTTTTAAATTACTGGGCAGCGGCAAAGGCCGGGTATTTTCTTTAAAGCCCGATTTTAACCGGTACGGTTTGTTTGCCACCTGGCAAACAGAAGCCGACGCAAATGCTTTTTTTTCGCATTCAGGGGTAATGAAGATGTATTATGAAAACTGCCAGGAGGTGTGGACCATTAAACTTTTACCTTATAAAGCGCATGGTCTTTGGGATGGTCAGAATCCTTTGCCGGGTTTAACTACTGAACCTTCTTCGGAACAGCCCATTGCCGTTTTAACTCGGGCCGCCATTAATTGGCGGTCTTTACCTGCTTTCTGGAAAAATGGAACGCTTACCAGTCAGGCTTTGGAAAGCGCCCCGGGCGTACTTGCCTCCATTGGCTTAGGTGAATTGCCCTTTGTTCGGCAGGCCACTTTTAGTATCTGGAGCAGCCAGGAACAAATGCGAAATTACGCGTATCAGAACCAGGCGCACCGAGCCGTGGTGCAACGCACCCGCGCCGAAAAATGGTACAAGGAAGAATTATTTGCTCGTTTCCAAGTCTTATCCACCCAAGGTACCTGGCAGGGCAAAAACCCGGTACCTTTTGTAAAAACAGTTTAGTGGTTGGGGACTATTGTTTCTCGTCTACCAATTAATTTTATTTAAAAAACTTTTCCTCAACTCGTCTTCCAAAAACATGAGAAAATTAAAAAGTACCCGTAGCTTAGTTTTAGGCTCTTTAATTTGTTGTTGCTTTTTTCTCTTTCAGCCGGTTTTGGGACAGAATACGCCAATGAAACAAGGCACCGTCGAACGCATTAAAGTACACGGGAAAGGTTTAGAAGGTAATTTATCCGGCGACTCTCCCGACCGTGAAGTTTCCATTTATTTGCCGCCTAGTTATAAAACCAACCCGAAGCGCCGGTACCCAGTGGTGTATTTACTGCATGGTTTTACCGACAACGATGCCCAATGGTACGGTTTTCAAACGCATTGGATTAACCTGCCGAACGTTGTAAATAAAGCTTTAGCCAGTGGCCAGTTGCACGAAATGATTTTGGTTACGCCTAACGCGTACACCCGTTTTCAGGGCAGTTTTTATTCAAATTCAGTTACTACCGGCAATTGGGAAGATTATGTTGCCAAAGAACTGGTGGCGAATATCGATAAAAATTACCGGACCATTCCGCAGGCATCCAGCCGGGGAATAGCGGGTCACTCAATGGGTGGTTACGGCGCATTCCGGATTGGGCAGAAGTACCCGGAAATTTTTTCGAGCGTGTATTTATTAAGTCCTTGTTGCCTCAGTCCTTCGGAGAATGAACTGCAAAACCTAAATAACTTATCGCGGCTGGAAAATATTCATACTCCGGAAGAAGTGAATAAAGCTGATTTTCTAACCCGAGCCGCTTTTGCTACCGGCGCCGCCTGGGCTCCCAACCCTAAAAAGCCGCCATTTTATTTGGATTTACCTACCGATAAAGGGCAAGTACAACCTTTAATAGTGGCCAAAAGAATGGCTAATATGCCTATTGCTACTCTCGACCAGAATATTACTAATGTTAAAAAACTTACCGCTATCGGCTTTGATGCCGGCACCCAAGATACGAACATAGCGGCTAGCATTCAGGTTTTAGATCAGCAATTAAATAAGTACGGCATTAAACATTCTTTTGAAATTTACGAAGGCGACCATGTAAACCGGGTGGCTGAAAGGATTGAAACCAAAATGCTGGGTTTCTTTTCTGACAATTTGTCTTTTGAAGCGAAAAAGGTTAAATAATAATTAACGGATTTATAATTTATAAGTATTCTTATTGACGAGTCTATCCGCTGAGCCTTTTCAAGGCTCAGTATAACAGTGCGGATGCGGTTCAACGGTTCGTGTTTAGCCTCGGGGCCGGCGGGCCTCGTTTGGCTTTTCCGGGCGGTTTAGCGAACCTTGGCTCACTGCGTTGCGCCCTGCTGCTTCGCAGCACCGGAACGCTAAAAGGCCCTCCACAGCCAAACGGGTGTCGTTTATTCTTAGCTACGTGGTTCTGCTATTTAGCGGTAATAGAAATAGTAAAAACGATTTTCTTATATTAAGTTAATATCAATTAGACTTTGGGTTGTGGCAGCAGATTTAAAGTACTGTGTTCTTCTTTTAACAAAATCGGGATGTCCTGCAGTAGTTTATTCACCTGGGTTTCGTCGGTGCCGTCGTAAATACCGCGAACGTGGCGATTTTTATCTACTAGTACAAAAGCTCCGCTATGGATTACATTCACGCTCTCATTAACTTTTACTTCTTTAATGGGGGCTACCAAGTATTTTTGGGCTACGGCGTAAATACTGTCTTTCTCGCCGGTTACAAAATGCCATTTAGCCGTATTCACGCCTAAAAGTTGCGCGTATTCATTTAATACTCTTATGGAATCATGTTTGGGATCAATGGTGTGCGATAAAATCAGCACCTGGGTACTATCTTTAAACCTCTCGTAAACCCGCAGCATTTGGGTCCGCATTTTTGGGCAAATGGTGGGGCAGGTGGTAAAGAAAAAATCGGAAATGTATATTTTACCGGCAAAAGTCTGATTGGTAACTTGTTGGCTATCCTGGTCCACAAATTTAAAATCCGGAATTCGGGCATAGATGGTATCGTTTATCTTTTGCCCATTTACCTCTCGCTGAACTATTTGATCAATACCTAATTTTGGCAATTTTGGCTGTTTTACCTGGGGAGCGCTTTCACAACTGCTCAGCAAAATTCCCCCCCACCAAGCAGCGCAAACATTTACAACTACCAGAAATTTAAATTTTTTATTTATTCTCATATGGCTGATAAGTTTTTGGGGTTGTTTCCAACGCCAAGTTCATTTAGTTTTTTACCCGGTTAATTTGGATGAGCTGGTTTTGCAGATAAATAATGGCTTGCTGCGGCGTTAAGGTTTCGGGTAATTTAACTGGATGCATTCGTCCATCATGGATTCTTCGGCCTGGTTTAACAAATTAGATTGGTTACTTACCAAGAGGATTACCAATGAATTAATAGATTTTTGAGTTAATTTTTGATTTAGCTTTTTGCAGATTCATTCGTAATTGATAAGCCGCGTCCATTTTGCTCCTGGTTTCGTCGTGAATTTTTAAGACCTTTTCCTCTAAAACTTGCTTGCGTTCCATATCCGATAGGCCATTGCAGCTGCCCAGAAATAAATAAAATAAAAAAATTACCGAATAGCTTTCATCCTGTAAAACGGAAAGAGTAATATTTTCTTCACCTTCTACCATCTCTAATATTTTATAATAACTCCGGCTACCTGTTCATTAGGCAGCCGGAGAGGTTTAAGAGAGAAGGACTAATTGTTCAACTTAAATTAATTTATTCCTTTAACGGGAGTGGCACATTGTACCGATTTGTCGTAGGCTATACCCCCAGCTAAATTTTTACCTGCCGCACTGGCAATTGGCTTAGGTGCAGTCTTTAGTTTAGGCATGCGTACTACCGGGTTTTGCGAGAAGAAACCATTGGGCATTAAGGTAAATTTCACTACGTGCGGCGTCATAATTGGCCATTCTTCGGGGCGAACAATGTGGGTTACTCCGGCTACGTACCACATAACCAAGTCCTTATTTTCGATATTACGGTTGGCAGCGGTCCAGGTAGGTAAACCGGCATTCTTTAACTTAGATTCGGGATATTCGCCGGCCGGGTATATTTCTTTTTCATGTAAAGGCGTTATCCATAAATGATTTTTTAAGAAGCCGGCCCGGTTCATGAGTGAGGAACCTTCCATGGCAAATGGCTTCACGCCGGGGCTTGGCATCAGCATGTAAGACGAATGGTGCCCCCATTTATCCTGTACCTGTTCGTTCATTATTTTCCAATGGCGGGCACTAGCAATATTATTAGAACGTTGGGCCTCTTTCTCATTTTTAAGGTGCGTCATTTGAGCAACCATGGTACTTTTTAAGGGATTCAGCTCTTTTTCAAGAACAGAAACGGTATTCATTTCAGCTACGGAATTAATCGGGCCATCCACATCCATATCCATGCGGTACACAAAGAAATGCTGGTGGTTTACCGCTTCTACGTGCTCGCTTACCAGGGTACCGTAATAATTACCTTTGTAGGTATCGTCCGGCGCTCCCGGTAAATCATTCACCCGTTGTACACCCCGAATATGCACAATACCGTTTAATTCCGTAACAACATCAATATTGCCGTCTTGCTTAAATACCCATTTAAAACCATAATCATAATTCCCAATAGTAGTAAAATACTTAAGGGCCAAATTGGTAGATTTACGACCTTTTTCATTGTGGCGCCAAAGTGGTCCATCAAATTCTTCGTAAACCGCAATAGCTCTTTCAAAGGGTTTAATCTTTCCTTGTTCGTCGTGCAGGGTGGTGGTTAAGTAAACGGCATTTTCCGGGGCATCTACGCCGGGCGTCATGGGCCGGGCTTTATCTTGGGCTAAGCGGTAGGTACCTACGTCAAAATAATTATTGGAAGCATTTAAAATATCCGGAGAACCATAATTTACCACCATTTCGGGCATTGAACCGCGGTACATAACGGACCGCCATTTGCCGTTATCTTTATAAGAAGCTTGGTAAATAATCAATCCTTCGCGGTTACTGATGCCATACCGGAATTTCCAGTTATTCCAGGTTATTTCGTGGCCTTTAATAGTAAAAGTAGCGCCATCGGGTTGCGTAATTTTCAAAGGTTTAGTATCCGGAATAGTAGCAATCGCCGAATCTTCCTTGAAGTAATTCACATCTATTGGTTCAGAAAAACCCTGACCCTGGTCCACAATTTTTAAAACTTTATGATCCGTTAAATCCACAAAGGCATACAAGCCCATAATAGGCAAGCGGCCGTGTTTTTTGTTTTTGTAATGCGCCGCAATAATTTTCTCTCGGTGACCAATGGGTCCCATACTTAAATCGGAAGCATCGTTGCCGTGGTGGATAACCGAATCAATGGAAATACCCCGTTTTTTCAGAGCAGAAACCCACTCGGCATTTTTAATCATGGTAGAATTTAAAGCTACGGAGTCGGCTTTAAATTGTCCTACGGGCTGCATTTTATCCAGTGTATCAATCCCTAATACCTTCCGGTTTTTTAAATCGAGGGTTACTTCGGAGAGAATATTTTTTTTATAATGATAAATACTGGCAATGGCTTCGCGCCGGAAGGGTTGACCGGGCTTAAAGGAAAGCACTTCGGCTTTGGAAGGTTCGTTTAATTTAATAAAGGAAAAGAAATGCTCTTTATCAAAGATTTTATTTTTAATTAATATTTCCTTAACCAGCTTAATTTCTGTAGAATCCAGCGGATCAAGCGGGTGAGCCAACATAACATTATTGGCCTGACTGGCATTGGTTTCAGCTTTACCCGACTGGGAGCACCGGCTAAAAGCCACCGTTATGAACGAAGCACTGCAGGCAATAGCTAGTAAACGTAAGTTTTTCATCTGTTTTTGGGATTTAGTGGTATAAGAGATATTCTTAAAAAATGGTGGGTATACAGAACTATTAAGGAGAGTTTTTTTCGTTTTTATAAATGGAAATTTAAATAATCGGATGTCTGGGAGAATTCTTTCCCTGCCCCTCCGAAGGGTACCTTGTAACTTAAAGAAAAAGCTTTATGGTAATGAAGTTTTAATTTGTCAGGTAGTTATGTTTATTTATCCCACCAAACCCGGGTATCCATAACATCGGGTCCCTGACGGGCTACGGCCGCTTCGTAGCTGGCTTTGTTCAAACTAATTTCCTGCAAGGGATAACCCCGCCGCCGGGGAATTTCTCTGCCCTGAGCGGCATCCGGAGCCGGCAGTAAAGCAGGATAATCTAACCGGCGCCACTCCGACCACGCTTCTATGCCTTGCAAGTACAACGCGAGCCATTTTTGTTCGCCGATGGATTTGCGGTAATTAGCCAAATCGAAAGCAATACTGGGTTGCGCCAGGTACGTATCTATTTGCGCCTGGGGCACGTCCCAGTATTGCATGGAAGCCGTAATAGCCGCCTTATACAACTCATCCGGATTCCCGTTGGCCCAGCCGCGAGCAGCCGCTTCGGCTTGCAGGAATAGAATTTCGGCGTAAGATTGTAAGACCAGTTTTACATCGGCAGCTAAAACCCGCGAACTTTGAAAAGAAACGTTTTTATTGTTGACGCTACCAGCAATGGCGGCGCTAACGCCATAAGGCATCCCCACAAATCCGCCCCCGTTTTCTTTTTCCTGGGCATACGCCGAAATCCGGGGATCTTGTAATGCCAGCATTTTATTAATTAAAGTATTGGCAACCGCAATGGTAGGCGTACCGATGTAATAAGCATTGTATAACGGACTATAATAAGGAGCCGCTGCCATGTACTGAAACGTAGCCATTTGATCGTTGCTCGCGAAAACACCGGCACTTAATGCTTCCTGCACCGTTTTAGCCGCTTTATCCGGATCTACTTCGGACAGCCGCATGCCCATCCGCAGTTTTAAAGATTGGGCGAATAGCTTCCATTTGGTCATGTTGCCGTTGTAAAATAAATCGCCCTGAATATCACCGGCAGTTACATCTATTTGGGCGGTGGCTTCGTCGAGTTCTTTAATTAAATCGGTGTAAATAGCGGATTGCGGATCGTAGGCCGGAGTAGTATTAGCTAATCCCCGCAAGGCTTCGCTGTAAGGAATATCGCCCCAGATATCGGTAATAATCTGAAAAGTCCAGGCTTTCAGAATGCGAGCGACGGCCACCTGGTTTTGATTTGGGCCGGAGGCAACCACGATTGCTTTGGTTTTTTCATCGGTATTCAACCGGATAATTTCCGTTAAATCCGTCAGACCGCCTTTGTAGAATTCGGTAAAATCAGCTTCCCGGATGGCATACCGGTCGTCGTCGGTGTACAAGGTGGAAGTCCACATTTGCATGTAGCGCATCCCAATGGCATCCCAATTGGTGGTGCGGTTCATGCCAAAAGCTTCCTGAATAATGCTTCGTTGCGCACTGCTCAGTAAAAATGCGGTAGGTACGGTGGTAGGATTGTTCGGGTCGGTGTTAATTTCCTCGAAATCAGATTCACAAGCCCCAACGCTGAACAGCAGTACAATTAGTAAAACCAGTTTCGTTATATAGTTCGTTTTCATGCGGATATACTTAAGGGAGATTTAGAAATAGAATTAGAAGGAAGCATTCAGGTTAAAGCCGAAGGAGCGAACACTGGGTAATTGCGCTGATTCGATACCCTGCACGTTACCGGAACCAAGCGTAGTTTCCGGATCAAAATGAGGGGTTTTACGCAACAAAACCGCTAAGTTCCGGCCAACCAGGGAGAACGAAAGATTTTGCAGCGGCAGTTTGGCGTAAAACTTTTTCGGGAAAGTGTAGCCGAAACGAATTTCTCTTAGCTTGATAAAGGAAGCATCAAAAATGTGCATTTCATCGATGTTCGAGTCTTTCCAATACGAAGCCGCGTTAATGTAAATGTTATTTTGTTCGCCACTTTCATTTACTCCTTCCAGTCGAATACCGCCCCCATCGGCCACGGCATCTCTTACCGGATTTCCTTTATCGTTCAAGCCCGTAGTTTCTTGTAATAAGCCAGCGTAGGTTCCGGTTTCGCTGGTAATAGAGTACACTTTACCACCTTTCCGGAAATCAAATAAGGTACTTAAACTTAAATTTTTATAGGTAAAAGTGTTGTTCCAGCCACCGGTATAATCGGGCAAGGTGCTGCCCAAAACTTTGCCGGGTTCCGGAATGTAAAATCCTTTGCTGTCAATTAAGCGTTGGCCTTGGGCGTTCACCGCAAAACCGGTTCCTACCAAAGTACCGTAAGGCTGGCCCACCCGGGCATTTACACTCACGTCCGAGGTATTGGTGATACCTAACTGGTAATTTTCCTGGCCTTCGGCTAAAGCAACGACCAAACTCTTATTCCGAGCCCAGTTAAAAGTTACATCCCAGTTAAAGCCGTTTTCAGATGTGATTGGGGTTCCGGTTAACACTAACTCTAATCCTTTATTCGTGATTTTACCGGCATTTACAATGGCAAAACCGTAACCGGTAGTTCCGGAGATAGGCAAGTCTAAAATTTGATCCGTAGTAGCTTTGTAATAATAAGTTGCATCTATTCCTACCCGGCCGGTTAAAAACCGCAAGTCGCCGCCAAATTCATAAGAAGCCGTTCTTTCGGGTTTTAAAACGGGGTTATTCCGGATATCGGGTACATTGTATATCTGATAAGTACCAAATGGGTTATTTGGCGAATAAGTTATTCCCAAACGATACGGATCGGTATCATTCCCTACCCGCGCCCAACCGGCTCGTACCTTACCAAAAGAAAGGAAATGGCGGGAAGGAAGCAGTTCGGTAAAAACTAAACTGGCCGAAGCCGCCGGATACAAGTAAGAATTATTATCAATGGGCAGCGTAGACGACCAATCGTTGCGTAAGGAGCCATCCAGGTAAAAAATATCTTTAAAGCCCAAAGTAGCACTACCGTACACGCTGTTTACCGAACGTTCCCGCGAATAATCTATTATATCCGGCCGGTCCACGGATGCTTGCAGACTGTAGAAATTCGGGACACTTAATCCACCGTTGGTGCGGCCATAATTCTGGGTGTAATTTTCCCGGCGGGCATTGGCTCCCAGGTTAACGGCCACCGAAAAATCGGTCCCTAAATCGCGGTTATACTGCGCTAAGAACTCGTAGTTATTTTCTTTTACGTGCCGAATGTCCTTTAAAAACATACTGCCGTTTACATGGTCCGTCGGCGCCCGGTCGGTAATCCGGAAATCGTAAAAATCGGTGCGGGCAAAGCCAGTTACAGTTAGGTGGGGGTTGATGGCGTAAGAAAGCGATACATTACCGAATACTCTCTCCCGCTGGTCGTCGCTGTAAGCTTCGTATAATTCAAAGTAAGGATTATCCCAGTAAAAAGGCTTTAAATCTTCCGGCCCGGAAAGGTTCCAGACTCTTTGGGTACCATCCGGATTCCGGTAATTTTTCAAAGCTTTTAAATCCAGTTGTCTTTCAAACCAAGTATTAAAAGACGATACGACACTCATGGGTCCGTTACCCACGTAATCGCCGGTTACGGGCCGGCCATGTACTTTGGTATTAACATAATTAACTTTGGCCGAAGCGGTTAACTTATCGGTTAACTTTCCGGAAATGTTCATGCTTAAGGTGTTCCGGTCCATCTTACTGTTAGGCATGGTGCCCTGCTGGTTCAGATTGGTGTAGGATAACCGAATATTGGTCTTATCGTTCCCGGCGGAAAAAGCAATATTATTGGTGAAGGTTTTACCGGTTTCATAAAAATCTTTTACGTTATCGGGGTGGGCTACCCAGGGAGTAAGTTTGCCAAAATTCTCGCCGGGCACAAAGCTATCCCACTGCCGGACCAGGCGGCCGTCTAACTTAGGCCCCCAACTTTCATCGGCCGAAAAGTTAACGATGGGTTCGCCCTGGTATAAATCAAAAGTTTGTTTAAACCCGCCGCCGTACTCATTCTGGTATTTGGGCAGCATGTACACCTGGTCGAAGGTAGCGCTGGAGTTAAAAGAAATGCCAATACCTTCGGTGTTTTTACCGCTTTTGGTTGTTACCAGCACTACCCCGTTAGCCGCCCGGGAGCCATAGAGCGCGGCCGCGCTGGGCCCTTTTAAAACCGAAATAGATTCAATGTCATCCGGGTTTATATCCTGCCCCGCATTTCCGTAATCGCGACCGCCGTTGCCGGTTTGGGTATCTTGGGAGTTAAAGCTGGAATTATCAATTGGGGTGCCGTCAACAATAAACAGTGGTTGATTATTACCCGATACCGAGCCTGATCCCCGGATAACAATGCGCGAAGAGCCACCGATATTCCCCCCCGCACCCGTAATTTGAACCCCGGATAGTTTGCCTTGCAAGGCATTTACAAAGTTAGTTTCCCGGGCCTGGGTCATGCTGCGGGAATCGATTTTTTGCACTGAATAGCCCAATGATTTCTCTTGGCGGGCAATTCCTAAAGCCGTTACTACTACTTCCGAAAGTGCTTGTACATCCGGAGCTAAGGCTATGTCATACACATTGGTTGTACCAAGAGGCATTTCCTGGCTAACGTAACCAATAAAAGAAAATACTAAGAATCCGCTGCTTACGTTCGAGGCAACTTCTAATTGGTAGGTACCATCCACGTTGGTAATAGTACCCGTAGAAGTACCTTTTAGCAAGATATTAACTCCCGGTATGCCCTCCCCGCTGTCTTTATCCGTTACTTTGCCCGTTAATTTTAGTACCGCTTTTCCTGGTTCTTTAGAAGCGCGACTTTCTACTTTGTGGAATTCCGTTTTCTGCGCTTCTTCTTTAAACAATAGATAAAAACCTTTCCGCGGTTTGTGGTACTTAATTTTTAAATCTTTTAATACTTTGTTTAAACTCGATTCCAGGGCATTTTCTTCCTGCGAAGCAGCGGCCACTTTTGAATCAATTTCCACTTTTTCAATTAAGCTGGTTTGATAAGCAATAGAGACCTTGTATTTCTTTTCAAGCTCTTTTAATACTTCTTTCAGGAGAATTTTCTCCTGGTTATTATCCGCCGGCAAAACCCGCGCGGAAGAATGATACGCTACTGTAGCTACCGTTTGCGATAAGGTGGGCAGTTG
This region includes:
- a CDS encoding SCO family protein, with translation MRINKKFKFLVVVNVCAAWWGGILLSSCESAPQVKQPKLPKLGIDQIVQREVNGQKINDTIYARIPDFKFVDQDSQQVTNQTFAGKIYISDFFFTTCPTICPKMRTQMLRVYERFKDSTQVLILSHTIDPKHDSIRVLNEYAQLLGVNTAKWHFVTGEKDSIYAVAQKYLVAPIKEVKVNESVNVIHSGAFVLVDKNRHVRGIYDGTDETQVNKLLQDIPILLKEEHSTLNLLPQPKV
- a CDS encoding copper amine oxidase, whose product is MKNLRLLAIACSASFITVAFSRCSQSGKAETNASQANNVMLAHPLDPLDSTEIKLVKEILIKNKIFDKEHFFSFIKLNEPSKAEVLSFKPGQPFRREAIASIYHYKKNILSEVTLDLKNRKVLGIDTLDKMQPVGQFKADSVALNSTMIKNAEWVSALKKRGISIDSVIHHGNDASDLSMGPIGHREKIIAAHYKNKKHGRLPIMGLYAFVDLTDHKVLKIVDQGQGFSEPIDVNYFKEDSAIATIPDTKPLKITQPDGATFTIKGHEITWNNWKFRYGISNREGLIIYQASYKDNGKWRSVMYRGSMPEMVVNYGSPDILNASNNYFDVGTYRLAQDKARPMTPGVDAPENAVYLTTTLHDEQGKIKPFERAIAVYEEFDGPLWRHNEKGRKSTNLALKYFTTIGNYDYGFKWVFKQDGNIDVVTELNGIVHIRGVQRVNDLPGAPDDTYKGNYYGTLVSEHVEAVNHQHFFVYRMDMDVDGPINSVAEMNTVSVLEKELNPLKSTMVAQMTHLKNEKEAQRSNNIASARHWKIMNEQVQDKWGHHSSYMLMPSPGVKPFAMEGSSLMNRAGFLKNHLWITPLHEKEIYPAGEYPESKLKNAGLPTWTAANRNIENKDLVMWYVAGVTHIVRPEEWPIMTPHVVKFTLMPNGFFSQNPVVRMPKLKTAPKPIASAAGKNLAGGIAYDKSVQCATPVKGIN
- a CDS encoding alpha/beta hydrolase, which produces MRKLKSTRSLVLGSLICCCFFLFQPVLGQNTPMKQGTVERIKVHGKGLEGNLSGDSPDREVSIYLPPSYKTNPKRRYPVVYLLHGFTDNDAQWYGFQTHWINLPNVVNKALASGQLHEMILVTPNAYTRFQGSFYSNSVTTGNWEDYVAKELVANIDKNYRTIPQASSRGIAGHSMGGYGAFRIGQKYPEIFSSVYLLSPCCLSPSENELQNLNNLSRLENIHTPEEVNKADFLTRAAFATGAAWAPNPKKPPFYLDLPTDKGQVQPLIVAKRMANMPIATLDQNITNVKKLTAIGFDAGTQDTNIAASIQVLDQQLNKYGIKHSFEIYEGDHVNRVAERIETKMLGFFSDNLSFEAKKVK
- a CDS encoding SusC/RagA family TonB-linked outer membrane protein, which produces MNKSTQTILGIMLATAGMQLPTLSQTVATVAYHSSARVLPADNNQEKILLKEVLKELEKKYKVSIAYQTSLIEKVEIDSKVAAASQEENALESSLNKVLKDLKIKYHKPRKGFYLLFKEEAQKTEFHKVESRASKEPGKAVLKLTGKVTDKDSGEGIPGVNILLKGTSTGTITNVDGTYQLEVASNVSSGFLVFSFIGYVSQEMPLGTTNVYDIALAPDVQALSEVVVTALGIARQEKSLGYSVQKIDSRSMTQARETNFVNALQGKLSGVQITGAGGNIGGSSRIVIRGSGSVSGNNQPLFIVDGTPIDNSSFNSQDTQTGNGGRDYGNAGQDINPDDIESISVLKGPSAAALYGSRAANGVVLVTTKSGKNTEGIGISFNSSATFDQVYMLPKYQNEYGGGFKQTFDLYQGEPIVNFSADESWGPKLDGRLVRQWDSFVPGENFGKLTPWVAHPDNVKDFYETGKTFTNNIAFSAGNDKTNIRLSYTNLNQQGTMPNSKMDRNTLSMNISGKLTDKLTASAKVNYVNTKVHGRPVTGDYVGNGPMSVVSSFNTWFERQLDLKALKNYRNPDGTQRVWNLSGPEDLKPFYWDNPYFELYEAYSDDQRERVFGNVSLSYAINPHLTVTGFARTDFYDFRITDRAPTDHVNGSMFLKDIRHVKENNYEFLAQYNRDLGTDFSVAVNLGANARRENYTQNYGRTNGGLSVPNFYSLQASVDRPDIIDYSRERSVNSVYGSATLGFKDIFYLDGSLRNDWSSTLPIDNNSYLYPAASASLVFTELLPSRHFLSFGKVRAGWARVGNDTDPYRLGITYSPNNPFGTYQIYNVPDIRNNPVLKPERTASYEFGGDLRFLTGRVGIDATYYYKATTDQILDLPISGTTGYGFAIVNAGKITNKGLELVLTGTPITSENGFNWDVTFNWARNKSLVVALAEGQENYQLGITNTSDVSVNARVGQPYGTLVGTGFAVNAQGQRLIDSKGFYIPEPGKVLGSTLPDYTGGWNNTFTYKNLSLSTLFDFRKGGKVYSITSETGTYAGLLQETTGLNDKGNPVRDAVADGGGIRLEGVNESGEQNNIYINAASYWKDSNIDEMHIFDASFIKLREIRFGYTFPKKFYAKLPLQNLSFSLVGRNLAVLLRKTPHFDPETTLGSGNVQGIESAQLPSVRSFGFNLNASF
- a CDS encoding SusD/RagB family nutrient-binding outer membrane lipoprotein, which gives rise to MKTNYITKLVLLIVLLFSVGACESDFEEINTDPNNPTTVPTAFLLSSAQRSIIQEAFGMNRTTNWDAIGMRYMQMWTSTLYTDDDRYAIREADFTEFYKGGLTDLTEIIRLNTDEKTKAIVVASGPNQNQVAVARILKAWTFQIITDIWGDIPYSEALRGLANTTPAYDPQSAIYTDLIKELDEATAQIDVTAGDIQGDLFYNGNMTKWKLFAQSLKLRMGMRLSEVDPDKAAKTVQEALSAGVFASNDQMATFQYMAAAPYYSPLYNAYYIGTPTIAVANTLINKMLALQDPRISAYAQEKENGGGFVGMPYGVSAAIAGSVNNKNVSFQSSRVLAADVKLVLQSYAEILFLQAEAAARGWANGNPDELYKAAITASMQYWDVPQAQIDTYLAQPSIAFDLANYRKSIGEQKWLALYLQGIEAWSEWRRLDYPALLPAPDAAQGREIPRRRGYPLQEISLNKASYEAAVARQGPDVMDTRVWWDK
- a CDS encoding spheroidene monooxygenase gives rise to the protein MLSPGIAPTFTTLTLFGLKPNRIRWGLAQMGTSPPLLQKVVGLQFFKLLGSGKGRVFSLKPDFNRYGLFATWQTEADANAFFSHSGVMKMYYENCQEVWTIKLLPYKAHGLWDGQNPLPGLTTEPSSEQPIAVLTRAAINWRSLPAFWKNGTLTSQALESAPGVLASIGLGELPFVRQATFSIWSSQEQMRNYAYQNQAHRAVVQRTRAEKWYKEELFARFQVLSTQGTWQGKNPVPFVKTV